In one Winogradskyella sp. MH6 genomic region, the following are encoded:
- the hutI gene encoding imidazolonepropionase, translating to MSILIKNIKQLVQVHDYNVMIVKGEDMKTLPVIENAYLYIEHDTIIEYGTMEYCEGIEAETIIDATGKIVLPAWCDSHTHIVYAGNRTSEFVDRINGLSYEDIANRGGGILNSAKLLQDTSEDDLYEQSINRLEELIRMGTCAFEIKTGYGLTVEAELKMLRVIKRIKQESLAKITPTLLAAHAIPAEYKDKKDEYIKLITEKLIPKASKLNISHYIDVFCEKGYFDIEDTEAILKAAAKYNMRPKLHVNQFNILGGVGLGVKYNALSVDHLEELNDDDIKALKNSETMPVALPGCSYFLSIPYTPARKMIDAGLPLAIATDYNPGSAPSGNMNFVVSAACVKLKMTPEEAINAATINGAYAMGISSMYGSITRGKKANLIITKPLSDYSEIPYAFAHDPIEQVIINGQLKDIKNPEENFRI from the coding sequence ATGTCCATTCTTATAAAAAATATAAAACAACTCGTTCAGGTTCATGACTATAATGTAATGATTGTTAAGGGCGAGGACATGAAAACCCTTCCTGTTATAGAAAATGCATACCTCTACATAGAGCACGATACCATTATAGAATATGGTACTATGGAGTATTGTGAAGGCATTGAAGCTGAAACCATTATAGATGCTACTGGTAAAATCGTTTTACCTGCCTGGTGCGACTCGCATACACATATTGTTTATGCTGGTAACCGTACATCTGAGTTTGTAGATAGAATAAATGGTTTAAGCTACGAAGATATTGCCAATCGTGGCGGAGGTATTTTAAACTCTGCAAAATTGCTTCAAGACACTTCTGAAGATGACTTATATGAGCAGTCTATCAATCGTCTTGAAGAACTTATAAGAATGGGAACCTGTGCTTTTGAAATTAAGACAGGCTATGGTTTAACCGTTGAAGCAGAATTAAAAATGCTTCGTGTTATAAAGCGTATAAAACAAGAAAGCCTGGCTAAAATTACTCCTACGCTTTTAGCTGCTCATGCCATTCCTGCTGAATATAAAGACAAAAAAGATGAGTATATCAAGCTCATCACAGAAAAGCTTATTCCAAAAGCTTCAAAATTAAATATTAGCCATTACATTGATGTATTTTGTGAGAAAGGTTATTTTGATATTGAAGACACCGAAGCCATTTTAAAAGCTGCTGCTAAGTATAATATGAGACCAAAACTTCATGTCAATCAGTTTAATATTCTTGGAGGTGTTGGTCTTGGTGTAAAGTACAATGCATTATCTGTAGATCATCTTGAAGAATTGAATGATGACGATATAAAAGCTCTAAAAAATTCTGAAACTATGCCAGTAGCATTACCTGGTTGTTCCTATTTTTTAAGCATTCCTTATACTCCTGCCAGAAAAATGATTGATGCAGGTCTACCATTAGCTATTGCCACAGATTATAATCCTGGCTCTGCTCCAAGTGGAAATATGAATTTTGTTGTTAGTGCAGCTTGTGTGAAATTAAAAATGACACCCGAAGAAGCTATTAACGCTGCAACCATAAATGGCGCGTATGCCATGGGAATTAGCAGTATGTACGGTAGTATTACCAGAGGAAAAAAAGCAAATCTTATTATTACTAAACCATTAAGTGATTATAGTGAAATACCTTACGCTTTTGCTCACGATCCTATTGAGCAAGTGATAATTAATGGACAATTAAAGGACATAAAAAATCCGGAAGAAAACTTCCGGATTTAA
- the fumC gene encoding class II fumarate hydratase: MTYRIEKDTMGEVKVPADKLWGAQTERSRNNFKIGAPASMPLEVVYGFAYLKKAAAYANCDLGVLDKNKRDLIAQVCDEILEGKHNDQFPLVIWQTGSGTQSNMNVNEVVANRAHQIAGKVIGEGNKTIQPNDDVNKSQSSNDTFPTGMHIAAYKKVVETTIPGVIQLRNTLHNKSIAFKDVVKIGRTHLMDATPLTLGQEFSGYVSQLDHGLKALENTLAHLSELALGGTAVGTGLNTPEGYDVLVAKYIAEFTGLPFVTAENKFEALAAHDAIVETHGALKQLAVSLNKIANDIRMMASGPRSGIGEIIIPANEPGSSIMPGKVNPTQCEALTMVCAQVMGNDVAVTVGGTQGHYELNVFKPMMAANILQSAQLIGDACVSFEENCASGIEPNHAVIKELLNNSLMLVTALNTKIGYYKAAEIANTAHKNGTTLKEEAINLGYVSAEDYDEWVKPEDMVGSLK, translated from the coding sequence ATGACATACAGAATAGAAAAAGACACCATGGGTGAGGTTAAAGTGCCTGCAGATAAACTTTGGGGAGCACAAACTGAACGTTCTCGTAATAATTTTAAAATTGGTGCACCAGCCTCTATGCCTTTAGAAGTGGTTTATGGCTTTGCGTATCTAAAAAAAGCTGCTGCTTATGCTAACTGCGATTTAGGAGTTTTAGACAAAAACAAACGCGATCTTATAGCACAAGTTTGTGATGAGATTTTAGAAGGTAAACACAATGACCAATTTCCTTTAGTAATTTGGCAAACAGGTTCTGGTACGCAAAGTAACATGAATGTAAATGAAGTCGTTGCCAACAGAGCTCACCAAATAGCTGGCAAAGTAATTGGTGAAGGTAACAAAACCATTCAGCCAAACGATGATGTTAACAAGTCGCAATCATCAAATGACACCTTCCCTACTGGTATGCATATTGCTGCTTACAAAAAAGTAGTAGAAACGACTATTCCTGGTGTTATTCAGTTAAGAAACACATTACATAACAAATCTATTGCCTTTAAAGATGTAGTTAAAATTGGTCGTACACACCTTATGGATGCGACACCTTTAACTTTAGGTCAGGAATTTTCGGGCTATGTATCGCAATTAGACCATGGCTTAAAAGCTTTAGAAAATACTTTAGCGCATCTAAGTGAATTAGCTTTAGGTGGTACTGCTGTTGGTACAGGTTTAAACACACCTGAAGGTTACGATGTATTAGTAGCTAAGTACATTGCTGAGTTTACAGGTTTACCATTTGTTACAGCAGAAAATAAATTTGAAGCCTTAGCAGCTCATGATGCTATTGTAGAGACACATGGTGCCTTAAAGCAATTAGCCGTATCTCTGAACAAAATAGCTAATGACATTAGAATGATGGCTTCTGGTCCACGCTCAGGTATTGGTGAGATCATCATTCCTGCTAATGAACCAGGAAGCTCTATTATGCCAGGAAAAGTAAATCCTACACAGTGTGAGGCCTTAACTATGGTTTGTGCACAAGTAATGGGTAATGATGTTGCTGTTACTGTTGGTGGTACACAAGGGCATTACGAGCTTAACGTATTTAAACCTATGATGGCTGCCAATATTCTTCAATCAGCGCAATTAATTGGTGATGCTTGCGTAAGTTTTGAAGAAAATTGTGCTAGTGGTATTGAACCAAACCATGCTGTGATTAAAGAATTGCTTAACAACTCATTAATGTTAGTAACCGCTCTAAACACCAAGATTGGTTACTATAAAGCTGCAGAGATTGCAAATACAGCTCATAAAAACGGAACGACTCTAAAAGAAGAAGCTATTAATTTGGGTTACGTTTCTGCAGAAGACTATGACGAATGGGTAAAACCAGAAGACATGGTTGGTAGTTTAAAGTAA
- a CDS encoding MepB family protein, which yields MIEIETLNKNLIEVKTKIYDKLSLNISKVNNELEGIEYDACQFELNGMKIVSRSSKITPKKVGQFVTFWKRNQNKETEPYSENDQFDFYVINSKSGDRFGQFVFPKSELINKGFITSEKKDGKRGFRVYPIWDKTLNKQAEKTQKWQLNYFYEINKTTDFKKVNELYCTTNIGSL from the coding sequence ATGATTGAAATTGAAACTTTGAATAAAAATCTTATTGAGGTTAAAACTAAAATTTACGACAAATTATCTCTTAATATTTCCAAAGTGAATAACGAACTTGAAGGAATCGAATATGACGCTTGCCAATTTGAACTAAATGGAATGAAAATTGTTTCAAGAAGTTCAAAAATTACACCTAAAAAAGTTGGACAATTTGTGACTTTTTGGAAACGAAATCAAAATAAAGAAACGGAACCTTATTCTGAAAATGACCAATTTGATTTTTATGTAATTAACTCAAAATCTGGAGACCGTTTTGGACAGTTCGTATTTCCAAAATCCGAATTAATCAATAAAGGCTTCATTACCTCTGAAAAAAAGGATGGAAAAAGAGGATTTAGAGTTTATCCAATTTGGGATAAAACACTAAATAAACAGGCGGAAAAGACTCAAAAATGGCAATTGAATTATTTTTATGAGATTAATAAAACAACTGATTTTAAAAAAGTAAACGAATTATATTGTACTACGAACATAGGAAGTCTGTAA
- a CDS encoding DUF6263 family protein yields the protein MKKILLALLLCVGTLAFSQEKVLLRLNYEKGDTYEVKMTMNQNMGEMMTMDMTMSMNLNVTNVEDDNIVTEATYSHAKMDMESMGQKMGYDSNTKESEMDPFAQGMHVEMKKLLETVIEIENDKLGNITSTELKAGTSDISAFKDNMSGMVYPEDAVEVGTKWTVTKEQQGMTFEYTYEVVSITSDTVELEIKGNITGTADGTFDGKSSIDIDTGNVDISEMNMSFSVEGQDVKSKIVITSIKK from the coding sequence ATGAAAAAAATACTATTAGCCCTATTGCTGTGTGTTGGCACCTTAGCCTTTTCGCAAGAGAAAGTTTTATTACGTTTAAACTATGAAAAAGGTGATACCTATGAAGTAAAAATGACAATGAACCAAAATATGGGAGAAATGATGACTATGGATATGACCATGTCTATGAATCTTAATGTTACCAATGTTGAAGACGACAATATTGTAACAGAAGCTACATATAGCCATGCTAAAATGGACATGGAATCTATGGGTCAAAAAATGGGATACGATTCTAACACTAAAGAGTCAGAGATGGATCCGTTTGCACAAGGTATGCATGTTGAAATGAAAAAGCTCTTAGAAACTGTTATAGAGATTGAAAATGATAAACTGGGTAACATTACTAGTACAGAACTTAAAGCTGGTACGTCTGATATTAGCGCTTTTAAAGATAATATGAGCGGTATGGTATATCCTGAAGACGCTGTAGAAGTTGGTACTAAGTGGACTGTAACAAAAGAACAACAAGGTATGACTTTTGAATACACTTATGAAGTTGTATCTATTACCAGTGATACTGTAGAATTAGAAATAAAAGGAAACATTACTGGTACTGCTGACGGTACTTTTGATGGAAAAAGTAGTATTGATATAGATACAGGAAATGTTGATATATCAGAAATGAATATGTCTTTTTCAGTAGAAGGACAGGATGTTAAATCTAAAATTGTAATAACATCTATAAAAAAATAA
- a CDS encoding T9SS type A sorting domain-containing protein → MKKILLSTLFFLMFAFSVDAQTVWAAKSTINASTGDAPYAIDSGLIDGDAFQDIIIGTSLDNTIEWYKNNGDNTFTLQTLVTNTLSGIGTVKLVDLNGDSYLDILATAYGNNKVVWFSNDGSGNFSSENVISSSVNGASDVSLGDINGDTIVDFAITAYNSGEVVWFSNDGSGNFTLESEKIDDTLNAPGNVDLSDIDGDGDLDALVATAVYSGDVIEIFRNDLVPGGTVSFTKDATSVTTGKVGVFSAAFMDLDGDTNLDILATEVSYGGGPAGNLYWYEDNGAGFTETVFTTSIANPSVAQFIDVDNDGLKDIVLSSGSSGAGNDLVWFKNNGAGSFGSETVIDNTQSQAFVFTVNDFDNDGDNDIASCAYNQDALNYFENELESLGTPTFTNLSFKMFPNPTKDVINFEGLEDNTINISVTDVLGKVVLTKSQNSNQTLDVSSLANGIYTISINEKFTSKFIKE, encoded by the coding sequence ATGAAAAAAATTTTACTTTCAACTTTATTCTTTTTAATGTTTGCTTTTTCTGTAGATGCGCAAACGGTTTGGGCAGCAAAATCAACTATTAATGCCAGTACAGGAGATGCACCTTATGCTATTGATTCTGGTCTTATAGATGGTGATGCTTTTCAAGATATTATTATTGGTACATCTTTGGATAATACCATTGAATGGTACAAAAACAATGGAGATAATACATTCACACTTCAAACTTTAGTAACGAATACTTTAAGCGGAATTGGTACTGTTAAATTAGTAGACCTCAACGGAGATTCATATCTTGATATTTTAGCAACTGCTTATGGTAATAACAAAGTGGTTTGGTTTTCTAATGATGGTTCTGGGAACTTTTCTTCTGAAAATGTAATCTCATCTTCTGTTAATGGAGCTTCTGATGTGTCTTTAGGAGACATTAATGGAGATACTATTGTAGATTTTGCCATTACTGCTTATAATAGTGGTGAAGTGGTTTGGTTTTCTAATGATGGCTCAGGGAATTTTACACTAGAATCAGAAAAAATTGATGATACCTTAAATGCTCCAGGCAATGTAGATCTTAGCGATATTGATGGTGATGGTGACTTAGATGCACTTGTTGCTACAGCTGTCTATAGTGGTGATGTTATTGAAATTTTTAGAAATGACCTTGTACCTGGTGGTACAGTAAGCTTTACAAAAGATGCAACTTCTGTAACAACAGGAAAAGTTGGAGTTTTTAGTGCTGCTTTTATGGATTTGGATGGTGATACCAACCTAGATATTTTGGCAACAGAAGTTTCTTATGGTGGTGGACCAGCAGGAAATCTGTACTGGTACGAAGATAATGGTGCTGGTTTTACAGAGACCGTATTTACAACATCAATAGCTAATCCTTCTGTGGCACAATTTATAGATGTAGATAATGATGGTTTAAAAGACATTGTACTAAGTAGTGGTTCTTCTGGTGCAGGAAATGACCTCGTTTGGTTTAAAAATAACGGAGCTGGTAGTTTTGGTAGCGAAACTGTAATTGACAATACACAAAGCCAAGCGTTTGTATTCACAGTTAATGACTTTGATAATGATGGAGATAATGACATTGCGAGTTGTGCCTATAATCAAGATGCTTTAAACTATTTTGAAAATGAACTAGAGTCTTTGGGTACACCAACGTTTACCAACTTATCCTTTAAAATGTTCCCTAATCCAACAAAAGATGTTATAAATTTTGAAGGTCTAGAAGACAACACAATCAATATTTCTGTTACTGATGTTTTAGGAAAAGTGGTTCTTACTAAATCTCAAAATTCAAATCAAACTCTAGATGTTTCTAGTTTGGCAAATGGAATTTATACCATAAGCATCAATGAAAAATTTACTTCTAAATTTATTAAAGAATAG
- a CDS encoding ABC transporter ATP-binding protein, protein MIKATNIHKSYKDLHVLKGVDINIAESEIISIVGASGAGKTTLLQILGTLDKPDFKSDTTLEINGQSITTLNDKALAKFRNKHIGFIFQFHQLLPEFTALENVCIPAFINNTPKAEAEKRAIELLEYLGLKDRIHHKPNSMSGGEQQRVAVARALINQPNIIFADEPSGNLDSESAEQLHQLFFKLRDEFKQTFVIVTHNQELANMADRKLTMVDGKIVS, encoded by the coding sequence ATGATAAAAGCTACCAACATTCACAAATCGTATAAAGATCTACACGTTTTAAAAGGTGTAGATATTAACATTGCTGAAAGTGAAATTATCTCTATAGTTGGTGCTTCAGGAGCTGGTAAAACCACGTTGCTGCAAATTTTGGGTACACTAGATAAACCCGATTTTAAAAGTGATACAACCTTAGAAATCAACGGACAATCTATTACAACACTTAACGATAAGGCCTTAGCAAAATTTAGAAACAAGCATATTGGTTTTATCTTTCAGTTTCACCAATTATTACCAGAATTTACAGCTTTAGAGAATGTTTGTATACCTGCATTTATCAATAACACTCCAAAAGCAGAAGCCGAAAAACGTGCTATAGAATTGCTAGAGTATTTAGGTTTAAAGGATAGAATACACCACAAGCCAAATAGCATGTCTGGTGGTGAACAACAGCGTGTTGCTGTAGCTAGAGCTTTAATTAATCAACCCAACATCATTTTTGCCGATGAGCCTTCTGGTAATTTAGATAGCGAATCTGCAGAACAACTGCATCAACTATTTTTTAAGCTTAGAGATGAGTTTAAACAAACGTTTGTCATTGTTACTCACAACCAAGAACTAGCTAACATGGCAGACCGAAAATTAACAATGGTTGATGGGAAGATTGTAAGCTAA
- a CDS encoding chromosome partitioning protein ParA yields MEGSQKTSIGLKVGLGILLVLFLGTAFYASKLYTEKKEEEKAYITEKEQLMNDYSNIRSQYDEAIAASEVKDQDLIEARDRIQGLMDSLKVSQNSVNSLWRYKKKFLALQEEMDELLAENDRLKVENEYLATSLDSTQVQLAERTVFTDSLLVQNTELATVVEDAAALQTVGLKGMGVIERRSGRQIPTERAGRSDKIKICFTVAKNTLTEAGDKELYVQVIDPKNNVLGSNEQVQFEDQVLNYSLISRFNYENRNLNICEYIAQSEDSDFEKGRYQVNVFNDKELISTSEFTLK; encoded by the coding sequence ATGGAAGGTTCACAAAAAACTAGCATCGGTCTTAAGGTAGGATTAGGTATTCTATTGGTATTATTTTTAGGAACTGCTTTCTATGCTTCTAAACTGTATACTGAAAAAAAGGAAGAAGAAAAAGCTTACATTACAGAGAAGGAACAATTAATGAATGATTACAGCAATATTAGAAGTCAATATGACGAAGCTATTGCGGCCAGTGAGGTTAAAGATCAGGATTTAATTGAGGCAAGAGATCGTATTCAAGGTTTAATGGATTCTCTTAAAGTATCTCAGAATAGTGTAAACAGTCTATGGAGATACAAAAAGAAATTCTTAGCATTACAAGAAGAAATGGACGAGTTGTTAGCCGAAAATGATCGTCTAAAAGTAGAAAACGAATATTTGGCGACATCTTTAGATAGTACACAAGTGCAACTTGCCGAGCGTACAGTATTTACAGATTCTTTATTAGTACAAAATACGGAATTGGCTACTGTTGTAGAAGATGCTGCAGCTCTACAAACGGTAGGTCTTAAAGGTATGGGTGTTATTGAAAGACGTAGCGGAAGACAAATCCCAACTGAAAGAGCAGGTCGAAGCGATAAAATTAAAATCTGTTTTACAGTTGCTAAAAACACTTTAACTGAAGCGGGTGACAAAGAGTTATATGTACAGGTAATAGATCCTAAAAACAATGTTTTAGGTTCTAATGAGCAAGTACAATTTGAAGACCAAGTGTTAAATTACAGTTTAATTAGCCGTTTCAATTACGAAAACAGAAACCTTAACATCTGTGAGTATATAGCACAGTCTGAAGATTCAGATTTTGAAAAAGGACGTTACCAAGTCAACGTTTTTAATGATAAAGAACTGATTTCTACTTCAGAGTTCACTCTGAAATAA
- a CDS encoding formimidoylglutamase, with product MQNLVLFTSKDRDTLLKLRKGESKFGEHIQLISNLTNIYDDITNLDVDYIIFGISEDIGVYANYGQTGTYKAWEAVVKVLLNIQNNSFTNPKRVLILGHLEYSEAREIVNQKPSKKNIAKARTLVEAIDKDVTHLVSSIVKAGKTPIIIGGGHNNAYGNIKGLALAKNDRVNVVNFDAHTDFRAEEGRHSGNGFSYTYAEGFLKNYFIFGLHENYTSDKLFKTLNKVKAIKYNTYEALEVRNELDYNAELERGLNHISSKPYGIEIDCDAIENIPSSAATPSGFRVKQARQFLHFFAKHENASYLHICEAAPTNKTETKVGKLITYLITDFIRAHEH from the coding sequence ATGCAAAATCTCGTATTATTTACTTCAAAAGATCGCGATACACTTTTAAAGCTTCGTAAAGGAGAATCAAAATTTGGAGAACATATTCAGTTAATATCTAACCTCACTAACATATACGATGATATTACCAATTTAGATGTTGACTATATTATTTTTGGTATTTCTGAAGACATTGGAGTTTATGCAAATTACGGACAAACAGGCACTTACAAAGCTTGGGAGGCTGTAGTAAAAGTTTTGTTAAATATTCAAAACAATAGCTTTACCAACCCAAAACGGGTTTTAATTTTAGGACATTTAGAATATTCTGAAGCCAGAGAAATCGTTAATCAAAAACCATCAAAAAAGAATATTGCTAAGGCCAGAACACTTGTTGAAGCTATTGATAAGGATGTGACACATTTAGTTTCATCAATTGTTAAAGCAGGTAAAACACCTATTATTATTGGTGGTGGACACAATAATGCTTACGGAAACATAAAGGGCTTAGCACTGGCTAAAAATGACAGAGTAAATGTTGTTAACTTTGATGCACATACCGATTTTAGAGCTGAAGAAGGAAGACATAGTGGAAATGGATTTAGTTATACGTATGCTGAAGGATTTTTAAAAAATTATTTCATTTTTGGTTTGCACGAAAACTATACTTCAGACAAACTTTTTAAAACACTCAATAAAGTAAAAGCTATTAAATACAACACTTACGAAGCACTCGAAGTCAGAAACGAATTAGACTATAACGCTGAGTTAGAACGTGGTCTTAATCATATTTCTTCTAAACCTTATGGTATAGAAATAGATTGTGATGCTATAGAAAACATTCCGAGCAGTGCAGCTACTCCTAGCGGATTTAGAGTGAAGCAAGCCAGACAGTTTTTACATTTTTTTGCTAAGCACGAAAATGCAAGTTATTTGCACATCTGCGAAGCTGCACCAACCAATAAAACCGAAACAAAAGTAGGTAAGCTCATTACCTACTTAATTACCGACTTTATTAGAGCCCATGAACATTAA
- a CDS encoding DUF5916 domain-containing protein, with the protein MNIRSVFILFILIFCSVAHSQEENTVLSKDKKTLNITRATQKPKIDGVLDDAIWENAEIATGFIQFRPDIGNTRQTEERTEVKMSYDDDAIYVAAYLYDDPTKILKQLTSRDNFGQNDFFAVILNPNNDAQNDTEFFVFSSGQQADAIANPSIGEDFSWNAVWQSAVQIVDDGWIVEMEIPYRTLRFADQEEPTWGLQFHRHFRRERSQYTWNKYDPKQGNIGLYHGELKGLKNLKPPVRLNLYPFSTGILNSYDGDTETDLTFGMDVKYGITDNFTLDATLVPDFSQAGFDRVVLNLGPFEQTFSEQRQFFTEGVDLFSKGDLFFSRRVGGRPSGELNLADNEEANIPDEVKVLNALKVSGRTKKGLGVGIFNAITEKTFATITNTDTNEKRREVVEPFTNYNILVVDQQFNGNSSISLINTNVMREGEYRDANATALVTNIQNKRNTYRIRGEAKMSNVNPQFNNTQTGYSTFFYVAKSHGNLRYSFDHSFADTKYEINDLGLNFRNNFNNFGADIWYQIFEPKGNLNRYSASAYINYRNLANPGTFTGTNFGAEYNAQTKTLNNYGFWVDMEPGKQYDYFESRDGRYFIYENIASTGGYYSSNYNKVFAFDINANTFKIFEDGRDLFGYNLSLNPRVRPNDKLLMVYSFNLNMSNGSRGYATYQDDQPIFGERNRKRVTNTISANYTFNPFNSLALTFRHYWDTVNYDNELFTLLDNGLLTTEQGYTVDNVEESPNINFSTWNIDLSYSWQFAPGSFLTALYRNQLFNFDTKSQDSYSESLGTLFDQPIQHTISVRLQYFLDFNGIKSIFKKNDKPQTGQANNFFSPRKRKFGINS; encoded by the coding sequence ATGAACATACGTTCTGTTTTCATTCTGTTTATTCTTATTTTTTGCAGTGTTGCACATTCGCAAGAAGAAAATACTGTCCTTTCCAAGGATAAAAAAACACTCAACATTACCAGAGCTACTCAAAAACCCAAAATTGATGGTGTTTTAGACGATGCTATTTGGGAAAATGCAGAAATAGCAACTGGCTTTATACAATTTAGACCAGATATTGGCAATACACGACAAACAGAGGAGCGAACTGAAGTAAAAATGAGCTATGATGATGATGCTATCTATGTTGCAGCATATCTATACGATGATCCCACAAAAATATTAAAGCAACTGACTTCGCGTGATAATTTTGGACAGAACGACTTTTTTGCTGTGATTTTAAATCCCAATAACGATGCACAAAACGATACTGAGTTTTTTGTGTTCAGTTCTGGTCAGCAAGCAGACGCTATAGCTAATCCTAGTATTGGAGAAGACTTTAGCTGGAATGCTGTTTGGCAAAGTGCTGTACAAATTGTAGATGATGGTTGGATTGTAGAAATGGAAATACCATACAGAACCTTACGTTTTGCAGACCAGGAAGAACCAACTTGGGGACTTCAATTTCATAGACACTTTAGAAGGGAACGTTCACAATACACATGGAATAAGTACGACCCAAAACAAGGAAACATAGGTCTTTATCATGGAGAGCTAAAAGGCTTAAAAAATCTAAAACCACCTGTAAGGCTTAACCTCTACCCTTTTTCAACAGGAATTTTGAATAGCTACGATGGTGATACCGAAACCGATTTAACCTTTGGAATGGATGTTAAATATGGTATTACAGATAACTTTACGCTAGATGCTACTTTGGTGCCAGATTTTAGTCAGGCTGGTTTTGACAGAGTGGTTTTAAATCTTGGCCCTTTTGAGCAGACATTTTCAGAACAACGTCAGTTTTTTACTGAAGGTGTCGATTTGTTTTCTAAAGGAGATTTATTCTTTTCAAGACGTGTTGGAGGAAGACCTAGCGGTGAACTAAATTTAGCCGATAATGAAGAAGCTAACATACCTGACGAAGTTAAAGTGCTAAACGCTTTAAAAGTTTCGGGTAGAACAAAAAAAGGACTTGGAGTCGGAATTTTTAATGCCATTACCGAAAAAACCTTCGCTACTATTACCAATACCGATACTAACGAAAAACGTCGTGAGGTTGTAGAACCTTTTACCAATTACAACATTTTGGTTGTAGACCAACAGTTTAATGGTAATTCTTCTATAAGTCTTATAAATACTAATGTAATGCGTGAAGGTGAGTATAGAGATGCAAATGCTACTGCATTGGTAACAAACATACAAAACAAACGCAACACGTATCGTATAAGAGGAGAAGCAAAAATGAGTAATGTTAATCCTCAGTTTAATAATACACAAACAGGCTACAGTACGTTTTTCTATGTTGCTAAATCTCACGGAAATTTAAGATACAGTTTTGACCATAGTTTTGCCGATACCAAATACGAAATCAATGATTTGGGACTCAATTTTAGAAACAACTTTAACAACTTTGGAGCAGATATATGGTATCAGATTTTTGAACCTAAAGGCAACTTAAACCGGTACAGCGCCAGCGCCTATATTAACTATAGAAACCTTGCTAATCCTGGCACATTTACAGGTACCAATTTTGGTGCAGAGTACAATGCCCAGACCAAAACGTTGAACAATTATGGATTTTGGGTAGATATGGAACCAGGCAAACAGTATGACTACTTTGAATCTAGAGACGGACGCTATTTTATATATGAAAATATAGCGAGTACAGGTGGATACTATTCTTCAAACTATAACAAAGTCTTTGCTTTTGATATTAATGCTAATACCTTCAAAATATTTGAAGATGGTAGAGATTTATTTGGTTATAACTTATCCTTAAACCCAAGAGTTAGACCAAATGACAAACTTTTAATGGTGTATAGCTTTAACTTAAACATGTCTAACGGATCTCGTGGTTATGCTACTTACCAAGACGATCAGCCTATTTTTGGGGAACGAAATCGTAAGCGAGTAACCAACACCATTTCTGCAAACTACACATTTAATCCTTTTAACTCACTTGCATTAACATTTAGGCATTATTGGGACACTGTAAATTACGATAACGAGCTATTTACACTACTAGACAATGGTCTTCTCACAACAGAACAAGGCTATACGGTAGATAATGTTGAGGAATCTCCAAACATTAATTTTAGCACATGGAATATAGATCTAAGCTACTCATGGCAGTTTGCGCCTGGCAGTTTCTTAACCGCTTTATACCGAAACCAGCTTTTTAATTTCGATACGAAGTCTCAGGATAGTTATTCTGAAAGTTTAGGCACACTTTTCGATCAACCAATACAGCATACTATTTCCGTAAGACTTCAATATTTCTTAGACTTTAATGGTATTAAATCTATTTTTAAAAAGAACGACAAACCTCAAACTGGGCAAGCCAATAACTTCTTTTCACCTCGTAAAAGAAAATTTGGTATCAACTCTTAA